In Caulobacter sp. X, the sequence GTGATCGGCGCCTCGGGCGCGGGCAAGTCGACCCTGATCCGCCTGATCAACGGCCTGGAGACGCCGACCGGCGGCCGGGTGATCGTCGACGGCGACGATGTCGCGGCCCTGGGCGTCGAGGGCCTCCGGGCCCTGCGCCGTCGGGTCGGGATGATCTTCCAGCACTTCAACCTGCTGTCGGGCAAGACGGTCGCCCAGAACGTCGCCTTCCCGCTGAAGCTGGCCGGCCGTCCCGCCGCCGAGGTCAAGGCGCGCACGGCCGAGCTCCTGGAGCGCGTCGGCCTCACCGCCCACGCCGACAAATATCCGGCCCAGCTGTCGGGCGGCCAGAAGCAGCGGGTCGGCATCGCCCGGGCGCTGGCGACCGGGCCCAAGGTGCTGCTGTGCGACGAGGCCACCAGCGCGCTGGATCCTGAGACCACCGAGCAGATCCTGGACCTGATCTCGGGCCTCAACCGCGAGCTTGGCCTGACCATCGTGCTGATCACCCACGAGATGGACGTGGTCCGCCGCGTCTGCGACCGCGTCGCCGTGCTGGAGGCCGGCCGCGTGGTGGAAGAGGGCGCGGTCGAGGACGTCTTCCTGCACCCGGCCAGCGACACCGCCCGCCGCTTCGTGCGCGAGGCCGACGGCGAGGTCACGACCGCTCCGGGCGTCGGCGGCCGGCTGGTGCGCCTGACCTTCAAGGGCGAGGCGACCTACAAGCCGGTGCTGGGCGAGGTCGCCCGCGCCACCGGCGTCGACTATTCGATCCTGGGCGGCCGCATCCATCGCCTGCGCGAGACGCCGTACGGCCAGCTGACCCTGGCCCTGACCGGCGGCGACGTCGCCGCGGCGATCAAGACCTTCGAGGCGTCCGGCGTCCGCGTCGATGACCTGACCGGGGAGGCCGCCCGATGAGCGCCGGAACCTTCGAGTTCGCCAATGTCGACTGGAGCGAGATCGGTCAGGCGACGCTGGACACCCTGGCCATGCTGGGCGGCTCGATGGCGCTGACCATCGCGCTCGGCCTTCCGTTGGGCGTGATCCTGTTCCTGACCGGCAAGGGCCAGATGCTGGAGAACCGGCTGGCCAACGGCGCGCTGTCGCTGCTGGTCAACATCCTGCGCTCGGTGCCGTTCGTGATCCTGCTGATCGTGATGATCCCGCTGACCGTGGCCCTGGTCGGCACCTCGCTGGGCGTGGCCGGCGCGATCCCGCCGCTGGTCGCGGGCGCCGCGCCCTTCTTCGCCCGCCTGGTCGAGACGGCTCTGCGCGAGGTCGACAAGGGCGTGGTCGAGGCCAGCTTCGCCATGGGCGCCAAGCGCCGGCAGGTGGTGCTGGGCGCGCTGCTGCCCGAGGCCCTGCCGGGCCTGATCGCCGCGGCGACCGTCACCGCCATCGCCCTGGTCGGCTACACGGCCATGGCCGGCGTCGTGGGCGCCGGGGGGCTGGGGGACCTCGCTGTGCGGTTCGGCTATCAGCGTTTCCAGACCGACGTGATGGTCGTGACCGTGGTGCTGATGCTGGTGCTGGTTCAAGTGCTGCAGATGGTCGGCGACGCGGTGGTGCGCCGCGTTTCGCATAGATGATGTCTTCCTCCCCCGTGAAACGGGGGAGGTGTCGGCGTAGCCGACGGAGGGGGCGCAAATCGCTGATAAGCGCCCCCTCCGTCACGCCGCGTATTCGCGGCGCGCCACCTCCCCCGCCTTGCGGGTGAGGAGGTTTGGGGCCAAGAACGCGACATGACTGAGACCACCGACCTCCACTGGGACGCCGACTTCGCCGCGACCCTGATCGGCAAGACCCTGCTGATGAACCTGACCTTCCTCGACGACGACGGCGAGGTTCTGGAGCGCCAGCAGTTCTTCGGCGTGGTGATCGACGCCGACGAGGGGGAGGGGATCGTCCTCGACCTCCTGGGCGAGCACGACGGCGACACCTACACGCTGCCGCCGCAGACCTCGGCGATCAAGGCGGCCGAGGCGGGCGTCATCAGCCTGGCGGGCGACAAGCCCGACTTCGTGGCCAGCTGGATCATCCACGGGCCGCCGGAGGTCGCCAACGACCTCGACGACGAGATCGATCAGGCCTGATCGAACGGGAACGGCAGCCGGCCGGCCTTGAACAGGATGTCGGGGTTCTCGTCGTAGTCGCCGAGTTCGACGTCCGCGCTGGCCGAAAAGGCGACGACCCCCTCGCGCAGCGGCGCCAGTCGTTCGGCCTTGCGGCGGGCCTCTTCCGCCGTCTTGCAGCCGATCTGCTGCTCGGCCTTCAGGCCCTTGCTGCGCCCGGCGACATAGGCTTGCACGATGTGGACGGTTTCCTTGGCCATCCATATCCAAGCGGCTTGTTCGGCGGCGCGGTCAAGCGATGGTTCGCCAAGGCTTCACGGAACTCGACGGGCGCTCAGGAAATCTGATTTCCTCGCCCCGCCGTATCAGGGCAAAAGCCTACCACTAAGATCGCCTTATGGAGCCGTTCATGGTCGCCCGCCGCGCTGTTCTTGTTCTCGGTCTCGCCGCCATGAGTCTTGCCGCCTGCGGGCCGAAGACGCCCAAGGCCGGCGACCCCAACACCCTGACCATCGCCGCCACCGCCATCCCGCACGCCGAGGTGCTGGAGTTCATCAAGCCGAAGCTGGCGGCCGAGGGGCTGAATCTCGAGATCAAGGTCTTCAACGACTACGTCCAGCCCAACGTCCAGGTGGCCGAGAAGCGGATCGACGTCAGCTACTTCGAGACCCTGCCGTATCTGGAGACTTTCAACCGCGACAAGGGCACGAACCTGATCCCGATCCAGGGCGTGCACGTCGAGCCGATCGGGACCTATTCGGCCAAGTGGAAGTCGCTCGCCGAGGTCCCGACCGGCGCCACGATCGCCATCCCCAACGACGCCAGCACCGAGGGCCGGGCCCTGATCCTGCTGGCCAAGAACGGCGTCATCGGCCTCAAGGACCCGACCAACGCCCTGTCGAGCCTGAAGGACATCACCAGCAATCCCAAGGACCTGAAGTTCAAGGAGCTTGAGGCGCCGTCGCTGCCGCGCGTCCTGAACCAGGTCGACCTGGCGGTGATCAACACCAACTACGCGCTCGACGCCAAGCTGAACCCTAGCAAGGACGCCCTGATCATCGAGGACAAGACCAGCCCGTACGTGAACTACCTGGTCGGCCGCCCGGACAACAAGGACGACCCGCGCGTCAAAAAGCTGGCGGCCGCGCTCACCTCGCCGGAGGTGAAGGCGTTCATCGAGAAGAAGTACTCCGGCGCGGTCGTGCCGGCGTTCTGAGGAAGCGAAATCCTCCCCCCAGCGGGGGAGGTGGTCCGAAGGACCGGAGGGGGAAGTTCTACTGACCTTGCCTCTTCCCCCTCCGTCGTCTCGTCGAGCCGGCACCTCCCCCACGAGGGGGAGGATTTTGTAGCGCTCTCTAACATTTCACCCTACCTATCAGCGTCCGCACGCCTCGGAGTCTCCATGGCCTCGCCAACGCTGAAACCGCTCGCCGGCCGTCGGCTGGTGCTGGATGTCGCCAATTCCTCGGGCCTGGAGGACTGGTCGCCCGACCTGCAGAAGACCAAGGTCTATGAGCGCATCCTGCTGGACCTGATCCTGGGCGAACTGGCGGCCGGCTCGCGGCTGGATGAGCAGTTCCTGGCCGCGCATTACGACACCGGCTTGGCCGGCGTGCGCGAGGCCCTGGGTCGCTTGGCTCTGGAGGGCCTGGTCGTCCGCCGCGCGCGATCAGGCACCACCGTCGCGCCGCTGGACCTGGTCGAACTGCGCCAGGGCTACGAGGCCCGGGTGCTGATCGAACCGCATTGCGCCGCCCTGGCCGCCCGCAACGCCTCCAAGGCCGACGCCCAGGCGATGTTCGACGTTTTCGCGGAAGGAGAAGAGGCCGCCCGCGTTTGCGACCTGCCCGCCCTGGTGGCCATGGACCTGCGCTTCCACGCCCTGGTCGCGCGGGGCTCTGGCAACCTGGCCCTGGCCCGCATCCTGATCCCCCTGCAGCACAAGGCCGCGCGGTTCTGGGTGTTCTCGTTCAATGGCGCGACCGAGCAGGAGCTGATCGACGAGATCGAGGAGCATCGCGAAGTGGCCCGCGTGATCGCCGGCGGCGACGCCGAGGCCTCGCGCGCGGCGATGCTGAAGATTCTGAACGTCCAGCCCGAGGCGCAGGGCAGGGCCTGAGGCCCGATACGCGTCTGGAGCTCGGGCGGCTCAAGGGTGCGCGCTTGCGTCGCGACTTCCCCAACGTGACCTGCGACTTCGCCGCCACACCCTCTTCGCAATCTCATCTGAAATGTCAGAAGGCATTTTGACGAAGATCAAGCGATCACCAGATATCGGGTCCGCGACCGCCGAGCTTCGGCGTGAGGACCTGATGCGATGCCGTTTCGAACCCTGCTGCTATCCGTAAGCCTGCTGGCCCTGGCCGCCGGAACCGCGCGCGCCGAGACCCAGGTCGCCGACCAGGTCGATACGGTGGTCATCGTGGCCCGCGACAAGGCCGGCCTGCTGGAGAAAGCGCCCAGCCACACGGTGTTCGGCATCGACAAGCCGCTGATCGAAACGCCGCGCTCGGCTAGCCTGGTCAGCGATCTCACCCTTGAGCGCTACGGCGTCCAGTCGCTGGACGGGGCGACCAAGGTCGCGCCCGGGACCCATACGGCCAGCTTCTACGGCGTGCCGGGATCGCTGAACATTCGCGGGGCCCTGGCCGAGAACTATTTCCGCGGCTTCAAGCGGGTGGAGAACCGAGGAACCTATTCGACGCCGATCGGCGGCGCGGCGCGTCTGGAGATCCTGCGCGGGCCGCCAACGCCGGTCTATGGCGCCGGCAAGGTCGGTGGGCTGGTCAACTTCATCCCCAAGTCGGCGCGCGACGAGGG encodes:
- a CDS encoding methionine ABC transporter ATP-binding protein, whose amino-acid sequence is MITFQDVSKTYAQGGHAALSAVSLSVAAGEVFGVIGASGAGKSTLIRLINGLETPTGGRVIVDGDDVAALGVEGLRALRRRVGMIFQHFNLLSGKTVAQNVAFPLKLAGRPAAEVKARTAELLERVGLTAHADKYPAQLSGGQKQRVGIARALATGPKVLLCDEATSALDPETTEQILDLISGLNRELGLTIVLITHEMDVVRRVCDRVAVLEAGRVVEEGAVEDVFLHPASDTARRFVREADGEVTTAPGVGGRLVRLTFKGEATYKPVLGEVARATGVDYSILGGRIHRLRETPYGQLTLALTGGDVAAAIKTFEASGVRVDDLTGEAAR
- a CDS encoding methionine ABC transporter permease, translated to MSAGTFEFANVDWSEIGQATLDTLAMLGGSMALTIALGLPLGVILFLTGKGQMLENRLANGALSLLVNILRSVPFVILLIVMIPLTVALVGTSLGVAGAIPPLVAGAAPFFARLVETALREVDKGVVEASFAMGAKRRQVVLGALLPEALPGLIAAATVTAIALVGYTAMAGVVGAGGLGDLAVRFGYQRFQTDVMVVTVVLMLVLVQVLQMVGDAVVRRVSHR
- a CDS encoding MetQ/NlpA family ABC transporter substrate-binding protein — encoded protein: MEPFMVARRAVLVLGLAAMSLAACGPKTPKAGDPNTLTIAATAIPHAEVLEFIKPKLAAEGLNLEIKVFNDYVQPNVQVAEKRIDVSYFETLPYLETFNRDKGTNLIPIQGVHVEPIGTYSAKWKSLAEVPTGATIAIPNDASTEGRALILLAKNGVIGLKDPTNALSSLKDITSNPKDLKFKELEAPSLPRVLNQVDLAVINTNYALDAKLNPSKDALIIEDKTSPYVNYLVGRPDNKDDPRVKKLAAALTSPEVKAFIEKKYSGAVVPAF
- a CDS encoding GntR family transcriptional regulator translates to MASPTLKPLAGRRLVLDVANSSGLEDWSPDLQKTKVYERILLDLILGELAAGSRLDEQFLAAHYDTGLAGVREALGRLALEGLVVRRARSGTTVAPLDLVELRQGYEARVLIEPHCAALAARNASKADAQAMFDVFAEGEEAARVCDLPALVAMDLRFHALVARGSGNLALARILIPLQHKAARFWVFSFNGATEQELIDEIEEHREVARVIAGGDAEASRAAMLKILNVQPEAQGRA